ACTCCGGGGCGCCGTACGGCTTCTGGCCGACGTCGGCGGGGTGGTCGCGCAGCAGCAGCCAGACGAGCGGGACCACCGCGAGGGCGGCGAGGGCGACCGTCACGGCGGCGGGGCGCCAGCCGTGGTGCTCGGCCATCCAGGACAGCAGCGGCAGGAAGACCAGCTGGCCGGAGGCGGACGCGGCGGTCAGGATGCCGCTGACCAGGCCGCGCCGCTCGGTGAACCAGCGGTTGGTGACCGTCGCGGCGAACGCCAGCGCCATCGACCCCGTGCCGAGCCCGACCAGCAGCCCCCAGCACAGCCACAGCTGCCAGGCGGCCGTCATCCACACGGTCAGGCCGGAGCCCAGGCTGATCACGAGCAGCGCGAGGGCGACGACCCGCCGGATGCCGAAGCGGTCCATCAGCGCGGCCGCGAAGGGCGCGGTGAGGCCGTAGAGCGCGAGGTTGAGGGAGACGGCCGCGCCGATCGTGCCGCGCGACCAGCCGAACTCCTGGTGCAGCGGGTCGATCAGCAGTCCGGGCAGGGAGCGGAAGGCGGCCGCGCCGGTGATCGTGACGAAGGTGACGGCGGCGACGAACCAGGCGCGGTGCACCCTCGGGCGGGTCCGGCGTTCCGGCTCGGGTGGGACGGGGGCGGCGGGCGCGCCGGGGGCCGCGGCCGGGTCGGCGACTGTGGCCGCGTCTCGGTTTGTCTGAGTCACGTCGTAAAGCCTCGGGTCCGGGCTCCCGCGCATCGAGTGGCCCGAAGGACAGCCTTCGCTAGGATCGGGCCATGGCCGCATCCGAGACGTTCCGCGCGCACCGGGTCGCCGTCCTCGCCCTGGACGGCCTGCTCCCCTTCGAACTGGGCATCCCGCACCGCTTCTTCGGCCGCGCCCGGGACGAGCGGGGCCGGCCCCTGTACGAGGTCTTCACCTGCTCGGTGCGGCCGCCGGGCGAGGTGGAGACGGACGCCGACTTCAGCATCCACGCGCCGTACGGCCCGGAGGCGCTGGCCCGCGCCGACACGGTGATCTTCCCCGCGTCGTACGAACTCGGCCCGCTCTACGAGGAGGGCCGGCTGACCGGGGAACTGGCCGCCGCGCTCGCCCAGATCCGGCCCGGCACCCGGCTCGCCTCCATCTGCACGGGCGTGTACGTCCTCGCCGCCGCCGGCCGCCTCGACGGCCGCCCGGCGACCACCCACTGGGCCGACGCCGACCGCTTCCAGCGGATGTTCCCGCGGGTCAAGGTGGACGCGGACGTGCTGTTCGTCGACGACGGGGACGTGCTGACCTCGGCCGGGGTGGCCGCCGGGATCGACCTGTGCCTGCACATGATCCGCCGCGACTTCGGCACCGCGGTCGCCAACGACGTGGCCCGGCGCACGGTCGTCCCCCCGTACCGCGACGGCGGCCAGGCCCAGTACATAGAGCGCCCGCTGCCCGAGCCGCAGCTCGCCACCACGGCCGCCGCGCGCGCCTGGGCGCTGCGCCGGCTGCACGAGCCGATCCAGCTGCGCGACCTGGCCGGGCAGCAGGCCATGTCGGTGCGCACCTTCACCCGTCGTTTCCGCGAGGAGGTCGGGATCAGCCCGGGGCAGTGGCTCACCCGCCAACGGGTCGAGCGGGCACGGCAGTTGCTGGAGTCCACCGACCTGTCCATGGACCAGGTGGCGCAGGAGTCGGGCTTCGGTACGGCCCAGTCGATGCGGCAGCACCTCCAGCAGGCGCTCGGGGTCACGCCGACGGCCTACCGGCGGACGTTCCGGACGCTCGCGACCCGGTAGCCGCCCACCCGAGTGCTCCGGGGCCGGAACCGGAAGCCGGAGGGGTTGTCCACAGCCTGTGGAGAAAGCGGGCGGTGCGCGTTCCCTCTCGCCTGCGACGCCCGAGCCGTTCGCCGGGACGACGGGATCGCCGACGGCACCGGTCGCGGCCTTCCGACGCGTCCCGGCCCGGCGGCGCTCCGGCCGTCCCTCGCCGCACGCGCACACCGCCGTCCGGCGAGGCACCCCGGCACCGCCTCAAGGCCGGCGCATCCGCGCGGCCGGCGGGGTCACACCGCTTCGAAGGCGAAGTCCTCGTAGCCGGTCGGCCCGCCGCCGTACGCCACCGCGGCGCTCCCGTCGCTCTGCCCGCAGCGGTCCACCTCGCACCAGATGCTCTTGCCGGCGCCCTCACGGCTCCAGCCCCAGCGGTCGGCGAGGCAGTCCACGAGGGCGAGGCCCCGGCCACCGGTGGCGTCCTGGCCGACGCAGCGCGGCACGGGGGCGCGCGAGCACGTGTCGGTGACCTCCACCCGCACGGTCGGCGAGGGGGCGGCGACGGTGCGCGCGCCCGGCAGCGACAGCCGCAGCACCGCCGGACGGCCGGTGTGCACCACGGCGTTGGTGACCAGCTCGGACACGAGCAGGACGAGGGTCTCGGCCAGCGGCTCGTCGGCCGCTATGCCCAGCCCGTCGAGCCGCGACCGGGCCCACTTCCTGGCGCGCCCCACTTCCGCGGGGTCGGGCCGGATCTCCAGCTGCACTTGAAGCACCTGCACCGCTCACACCATCCGAACCGGCGATACCACGGCCCCGCGCCATCGAACCGTCCCGGCGTCAGCCGTGACGACGATCACGAGGGCCACGATCGTAGCCATTTTCTGCATGGCCTGGACAACAGCCCGAGCAAGGGTCACGGAACGTGATTTCCTTGCAGCACAGCATGGTTGACGTACAGTCACCCCAACAAGCGCTTCGGGCATATTCCCTCGCGAAGGAGTACGCGTAGGGCATACTGTGCGACGCTCACGCCGGGGAGTCGAACAGGCGGGGGCCGCGGCCCGGTCCGCCCCGCGAGAAGCGGCGCGCACCGCGTTTCCCGGCGCCGCCCCAGGGGCACCGCCGGCACCGCCCGCGCTCGCTGCCACTCGCATCCCACACAAGGTACCGGAGCACCAGCCGACTGCGGGCCGTGACGAGCCCCCGTCCAGGACACAACCCGATATCAACGCTCTGTGATTTCGGGGCGCCACGATCCGCGACATCTTGGGCCAATGCTTTGGTCGCGTGGCCGCTCCGGGCGGGCGCCGGGCCGGTCACGGGAGCGGGGCGGCCGCGGGCGACTCCTCACTCTCCGTGCCCCCGTCGCCGTGCCGGGACCGCGCGTGGCACGGACCGTGCTTGCGTGGAGGCGGACCGGGGAGCGGTGGGACCGCCCCGCTCACATCCGGCTCAGCGACGCCGTCGCGAAGAGCACGTCCCTGATCGCCTCGCGGTCGCCCAGCTGGCCGGCGGCGGCTTCCTCGGGAGAGAGGTGGCCGGCGGCCAGGTGGCAGAACTCGACGCCGTCCAGGGCGACATGGGCGACCTCGTGGTCGGCGGAGCCCGCCGCGGCCGGGGAGTCGAGGGGGATCAGCCACTCGCCGCCCGCGGCACCCTCGATCTCCAGGCGCAGGCTGCGGCCCGGGGCGCCGGCGGGGACCAGGTGGCGGGCGCCGCCGGGCGGGGCGGACAGGCCGGCCCGGCGGCGTTCGGCGAGGGCGCCCGGCAGCAGGCGGGCGGCCAGGTCGATCATCTTGTGCAGATGGCGCGGGGCCGGGGGCCGGTACGGGTAGTCCACCGCGACCGCGATGTCCTCCGCGTGCACCCAGCAGCCGAAGGCGCGCTCCAGCATCGCGTCGTGCAACGGGAGTTCGAAGTCGCCGTAGGACACGGTGAGTCCGCCCGCGCTGCCGCCGGTGAAGGAGACCGTCCGCACGAGGCCGTGGCTCTGCTCCCGCCAGGGCTCCCGCACCGCGCGGGTCGGCGGGCAGGGGGCGGCGCGCCAGAACGCCTCCGTGCGCGCGGCCGGGCCCGCCGGGCTCGCGAGGTCCGCCAGCGGGTCCTCCAGGCCGAGCGCCGCCGCGATCAGTCCGTCCACCGACAGCAGGTGCGCGATCACCCCGGCGACGGTCGTACGACGGCCCGCCTGGGTGTCGTCCTCGAACCAGCGCAGCCGCACCGGAGCGTGCCACTCCGCGTCCCCGAAGTCCTGGAGCAGCGCGTCCAGGCGGGCGGTCTCCGCGTCGTACGGCGCCGCCCACTCCGGCACCGGGATGCGCGGCGGGCGGCGGTCCAGGCAGGAGCGCAGGACGCGGGTGCGCAGCGCCGGGTCCAGGTCGAGGGTCTCGGGCTGGTGCAGCAGACCGACGGCCTCGCGCAGCCGGCGGGCCTCGTCGGCGCAGCCGCCGCAGTCGCCCAGGTGGTGCTCCACGGCCGCGGTCTCCGCCGTCGAGCAGGCGGCCAGCGCCCACGCGCCGAGCAGCGACTTCAGCACGTCGTGCGGCAGGTCCGGCGGCGGCACCTCGCCGGGGCCGGGGCGTCCGGTGGGCGCGCACCCGCCGTCCTCGACGGCGGTGCGGGGCATCGGTATCCGCCGCTCGTGCGGCTCGCCGAGGTCCGCCCGGTAGTCCTCCGCGCCGCTCACACCGCACCGCCGTGGCCCGGAGGGGTGCCCGTGTCGTGGGCCGTGGCGAGGAGCTGGAGGCCGAGGCGGAGCCGGCGGCGGGCCTCGTCCTCGGTGACGCCGAGGTCGGCCGCCGTCTGGCGGTAGTCGCGGCGCTGGAAGTAGGCCAGTTCGAGGGCGCGGCGCAGCGGCAGGGGCATGGAGTGGACGATGTAGTCGGCGCGGGCGGCCACGGAGGCGTGGCGCACCTTGTGTTCCAGCTCCTCGTGCGCCGGCGGCTCGCCGGGGTCCCGGTCGGCCTCCTGCCGGCGTCCCTCCTCGCGGTCCCGCAGCCGCTGGACGGCGAGCCGGTGGGTGACGTCCGCGATCCAGGTGCGCAGCGGGCTCTGCCGGGGGTCGTAGGTCTCGGGGTGCTCCCAGATGTGCGCGAAGACCTCGCGGGTGACGCCGTCGGCGGCCTTGTCGTCGCCGAGGACGCGGTGGGCCAGGCTGTGCACCAGGGAGGCGAACCGGTCGTAGACCTCGCCCAGCGCGGCCGCCTCGCCCCGGGCGAGCCGCTGCTGCATCTTCCGGTCCCAGCGCGGTGGTGCGTCCTTCGTGGCCATGGGGTCCCCTCCCCTCGCCCGTCGTCCGGCCTGCCGGACCTGTGCGGCCGTCGTCCCGAATGTAGTCGGCACGATGCACGACGCATGCTTCTTTGTGCCAAAGTGCGCCCCCCGGCGCGCCGCAGGTGATAGTGCCCCCTTCACATTTCCTTCACACGCGACTCCTGCATATTTGATCAAAGTAGATCGGTAGTGACCGGAACAAGCCCCTAAGTGATCGTGTGCTGTTTACCGCATTGAGTTTCAGGGAAACGCGGCTGGGCAGCCGCGCGGAATGAAACGTAGGAACTGCTTCCGTTTCCGGGCTGTTCCGGGAGAACCGGCGAGCGGAGGGGCTGGGCCGTGGCATTCAATGTGACCGGCGTCGAAGCAGGCGAATGGGCCGTGCTCCACGTGCGCGGCGAGCTGGACCTCATGACGTCGCCGGTGCTGCGCCAACGGGTGCACGACGTGGTGGCCGACGGCCACCACAGCCTCGTCGTGGACCTCTCCGACGTCTTCTTCTGCGACTCCAGCGGGGTCGGCGTGCTGGTCGCCGCCCGCCGGCTGATCCGCTCCTGTCAGGGCCGGCTGCGGCTGATCCTGCCCGACCGGGGCGCCGAAGACGGCTCGCACGTCAACCGCGTCCTCGGCGCGCTCGGCGTGCGCCGCCTCTTCGACGTCCACCCGGACCTCGACTCCGCCACGACGGAGGAGGCGGGGCCCCTTTCCGCGTGACCCCCGAACCCGAACCCGTGTGGGCCCGTGAATCCGCTCACGCGCCGGATTTTGCGACAAGACCACACTCTTGGCGCCGAATTCCCCCGGACTTGGCATAACCATCGGTTTTCCGTCACCTTGCCGTCACCCACGTCGTACGCTCCGTGGATCACCCCCCACGCACACGTAAGGCGGCCCGAACGACATGGTCAGCACCGAGTACGAGCGCCGGATCGCAGCCCGGTTCGCCACCTTCGACCAGGACGGCAACGGCTTCATCGCCCGCGAGGACTTCAACGCGGTGGCCAAGGCGCTGCTGGCCGAGTTCGCCGTGCCCGCCCGCTCCGTGAAGGGTCAGGCGCTGTACGCCGGCGCCGAGGCGTTCTGGCAGGGCATGGCCGGGATCGCGGACCGTGACGGCGACCAGCGCATCACCCGGCAGGAGTTCGTCAGCGGCGCGGTCAAGCGGCTGCGCGACAACCCCGAGCGGTTCGCCGAGATCGCCCGTCCCTTCCTGCACGCGGCCCTGGCCGTCGCGGACGCCGACGGGGACGGCCGGGTCACGGTCGCGGAGGCCGTGCGCGTGCTGCGGGTGTGCCAGGTGCCGGAGGAGATCGCCGGTCCCGTCGCCGCCGCGCTGGACGCGGACGGGGACGGGGGGATCGGCGAGCGGGACGTCGTACCCGCGTTCGCGCGCTACTTCACCATCGCCGAGCAGTGAGCCGGGGCGGGCGGCCTTAACGCTCAGGCGAAGACGACCGTGCGCCGCCCGTTCAGCAGGATCCTGCGCTCCGCGTGCCACTTCACCGCGCGGGCCAGCGCCTGGCACTCCACGTCCCGGCCGATGGCCACCAGCTGGTCCGGGGTGACGTCGTGGCGGACGCGCTCGACCTCCTGCTCGATGATCGGCCCCTCGTCGAGGTCCGCCGTCACGTAGTGCGCGGTGGCACCGATCAGCTTGACGCCGCGGGCGTGCGCCTGGTGGTACGGCTTGGCGCCCTTGAAGCTCGGCAGGAAGGAGTGGTGGATGTTGATGATCCGGCCGCTGAGCCGCTTGCACAGGTCGTCCGAGAGGACCTGCATGTACCGGGCGAGGACCACCAGCTCGACCCGCTCGTCGCGGACGATGTCGAGCAGCTTCGTCTCGCCCTCGGCCTTGGTGTCCTTGGTGACCGGAATGTGGTGGAAGGGGATGTTGTAGGAGCCGACCAGCTCCTCGAACTCGGTGTGGTTGGAGACCACGCCGACGATCTCCACCGGCAGCGCGCCGCTGCGCGCCCGGAACAGCAGGTCGTTCAGGCAGTGCCCGAACTTGCTCACCATCAGCAGCACGCGCATCTTCGCGTCGGCCCGGTGGATCTGCCAGTCCATGTGGAAGGAGTCGCCGACCGCGGCGAAGCTCGCGCGCAGCTTGTCCACGGTGACCGGCGCCTCGGCCGTGAAGTGGACGCGCATGAAGAACAGGCCCGTGTCGTGGTCCCCGAACTGCTGGCTGTCCTCGATGTTGCAACCGGTCATGAACAGATAGCTGGACACCGCGTGCACGATGCCCTGCTTGTCCGGGCAGGACAGGGTGAGGACGTACTGGTCGGCCGGGGCGACGGGCGCGGGCTGCTCATTCATGCACCAAAGAATCCCACACCGCCCCCCGGCCGCGGGCCGACGTCCGCTAAGCGGACCTGGTCATGATCCGCAGCACTTCGAGGCTCTTCGGCGGAGCGTCCGGATCCTCGCCGTCGCTCGCCGCGAGCCGTATGTGGGCGTCCCGCGCCGCGCGCACCGCCTCCGGCCAGCCCTGGTGGTCGAGGTAGGCGGCGACCGGGGCGTCCGGGCCGACCTGGTGCATGATCCGCAGCACCCGCAGCACGGCGGTGTCGACGAGCGCCGCCTCCTGCGAGTCCCGGAAGATGGTGCCGACGTACTTCTCCGCGGACCAGTTGTCCAGCCAGGTGTCCTCCACCAGCCGGTACACGGCGTCGGTGACGTCGCCGTAGCCGTCCACGCCGGCCAGCCAGACGTCCCGCTGGAAGACGGGGTCGGAGAGCATGTGCAGTGCGGAACGCACATGTGTGCGCCAGCGCCACCACGGCATGTCGTTCAGGGGCATGCCGCCCATGGTGGAGGAGCGACGGCCGCGACGGGAAGAGTTCTCCGAACCTTGCACGGTCACCGATCGTACGTTCCTCGCGCCCGGAGTTTCAGCGGCCCCTGTAATTCACCCCGGCGTCACCTTCCGTCGACCGTGGATCACTCCCGGGTTAGCGGTGTGAGGGAATCGTGCGGGTCCATGACCGGCAGGCCCCGCACCACCAGCACGTCCCCCTCCCCCACCACCCCGTCCTCCCGCCCCGGCAGGGCCGCCGCCCTGTCCCTGGGCGCGATGGCCCTGTGCGCGTCGCTCACCGCCGGCTGCGGGGTGCTGCCCTCGGTCACGGGCGACGCCGGGGACACCGTCAAGGTCATGACCTGGGCACCGCAGGACACCGGCGCCACCAACAAGCCGGGCATGCCCGCGATGGCCCTCGCCTACGCCAGGTGGATCAACTCCCACGGCGGCCTGAACGGCCGCAAGCTGGAGGTCCTGACCTGCAACGACCACAACGACAGCGTGGCCGCCGCCAAGTGCGCCCGGCGCGCGGCGGCCGAGAACGTGGTCGCGGTCGTCGGCTCCTACAGCCAGTTCGGCGACTCCTTCCTCGCCCCGCTGGAGAGCGCCGGCATCCCCTACATCGGCGGCTACGGCGTCACCGACGACGAGTTCACCGGCCCGATGTCGTACCCGGTCAACGGCGGGCAGCCCGCCCTGCTCGCCGGTCTCGGCCGGGCGCTCGGCACGAGCTGCGGCCGGGTCGCCCTGGTCCGGCCGGACAGCATCGCCGGCGACCAGCTGCCCGCCATGCTCGACTCGGGGCTGAAGGCGGCCGGCCATCCCGAGGCGGGCGACCAGCTGGTCGCCGAGGACCTCACCGGGTACGACGACCAGTCCGGCCGGGCGCTGCGGTTCGCGAGCGGCGACACGCCGCGCAAGGGCTGTGTGGTGCCCGCGCTCGGGGACCGCACGGACACCTTCATGGACTCCTTCCGCCGGGTCCGCGAGGACTTCCCGGCGGTGCGCCTGGGCACCGTGCTGGGCAGCGTCGACCAGACGATGATCAACTCCACCGGCGGGGCGTCGGGGCCGTACGAGGGGGCGTACGTCACCGGCTGGTACCCGCCTGCCTCCGACCCGCGCTGGAAGCCGATGAAGCGGGTGATCAGCGAGGAGGCCTTCGACGACAACCGCATCGATCCCGGGGACGCCGGGGTGCAGACCACCTGGATCGCCTACACCGTGTTCAAGGCCGTCCTGGACAAGATCGGCGGCGGCGAGGTGAGCGCCGACTCCGTGCGCAAGACCCTGGACGGCGGTCTGCGGGTCTCCACCGGGGGGCTCACCCCCACCCTGAACTGGCCCTACGAGGGCAAGCTGGCCTCGGTCGGCTTCCCGCGGATGGTCAACGCCGACGTCACCCTCCAGGTGGTGCGCGGCGGCGAGCTGGTCGCGGCCGGCAAGAGCGTCGGCGGGATCGACGGCACCACGGACATGACCGGCACCCTGGAGAACGCGGACGTGCGCTGACGCACGCCCGCGTGCCCGGCCGGCTCAGAGCTGGGTCGGCTGGCGCTGGGTCAGGCCGTACTTCTGGGCGATGGCGTTCCACAGCGCCGCCGCCTTGGTCTTCTGCTGGCTGGCGGTGCCGCTCGCGCGGTTGCCGGCCTGCGCCTCGTCGGTGACCTTGGCGTGGCCCTTGTGGCAGGTCCGCTTGCCGCCGCCCTTGACCTGGTCGGCCCAGGCCGCGTAGTGGTTGTCGGCCGACGCCGACGCCTGCCAGGCCTTGGTGAGGGCGTCCGTCAGGGCGGCGTTGTCCGGCAGCTTGTCCACGCTGAGCTTGCCGAGCCGGGTGACCAGCTGGCCGCGCTGCCCGGCCGCGCCGCGCAGCGAGGAGGCGGCCTGGTCCAGGCTCGCGCACTGCTTGACGTCGGCCACCGACTTGATCACCGCGGCCCGGCTGCTGCCGCTGTCGGCGAGCAGCTTGTCCAGCTCGACCGCCTGCGCCCGCGCCGGATCGACGGCCGGCGCCGAACTCTGCGGGGCCGCGGAGGTGGCGGCGACCGTCTTGTTGTCGTCCGTGCTGTCCGAGCCGCCGCCGCTGCTGAGCAGCGCGCCCGCGCCCACGCCGACCACGACGATGCCGACGCCGACGGCCGCGATCAGCGGCACCTTCGACGGCTTGCGCCGCGGCCGCTCGTCCTGTCCGTCCTCGCGCCCGGGCCGGGCGGAGTACGCCGTCTGGGGCGAGGCGTAGGGCGGCGGGTAGGCGTCCGGCTGCTCGACCCGCGGCAGCTGCGCGGTGGCCCCGGCCGGGCCGTCCCCGCCGGCCGGGCCGTTGCGGAAGAGGTTGTCGAACTCGGCGGGCGGCTGCCGGTCCCCGCCCTGGCCCTGGCCCGGTGCCTGGCCCGGCGCCCGGCCCTGCTCCTGGTACGGCGGGATGTACTGGGTGGCCTCGGCGTCCGGCGACGGCCGCTTGTCCGTCAGGCCCAGGTAGCGGGTCTCCTCGCCGGCCGACTGGGGCGGCAGCGCGCCCCCGGTCACCGGCGGTATGTACTGCGTGGCGCCCTCGTCGGCGGGGGCCGCGGGCACCGGCGGCAGGTACTGGGTGGCGCCGTCGGCCATCGGGGGCAGGGCGCCGGGGGCCTGGTGGCCGCCCTGCGCGGCGGGCGGCAGCGGCGCCGCGGCCTGGCCGGGCGCCGGGTACTGCGGCTGCTGGGGCTGGTGCTGCTGGTGGTACGGGTCCGGGGCGCCGTACCCCGGCTGCCCGCCGCCGTACGACGGGGCCGGCGCGCCCTCCGGGGGCAGCGGTCCGGCGCCGGCCGGGGGCTGCTGCGCCGGGGCGCCGTGGTCGGTCCACTGCTGGGCGGCCGCCGGGGGCCAGCCCTGGCCCGGCTGTCCCGCCTGGGGCGCCTGCTGCCCGGGCCCCCAGGATCCGCCCCAGGCCTGGCCGCCGGCGGGCGTGGCGTGCGTGCCCGGAAGCAGGGGCTCTCCTCCGTCGGAGGGCAGCACGATGCCTTCGTGCGCGGGCTGCGCCGAGAGCTCCTCGCCCTGTCCACTCTGCGTCACCGGGACTCCTACCAATGGGGGACCTTGTGAATCGTCGGCTCACGCTACCGGGTCCCCGGAGCCGGGTGCCACGCCGCTCAGTCCGCTTCCTCCCCTTCTGCCACGGCAGTAACGGAACCGTCCCGCGCGACGCTGTATATGACCCCGGTCGTACTCCCGGGTGGCGTTCGCCACACGTTCACCCGGGCGCGGGGCCGGTGTTCACGCGGCCTGCTGGAGTTCGAGGCGCGCCCCGAACTCCCTCACCACCGCCTCGTCCCGGAAGGGTTCGAGCCGCTGCTGGAGGTCGTCCAGGTACTCCGCGCCCCGGTTGGAGCGCAGCGTCTCCAGCAGTTCCACCGCCTTCATGCCGGTGGCGCAGGCCTGTTCGACCTCCCGCTGCTGCACCTGGGCGGTGGCGAGCAGCACATAGCCGATCGCGCGCCTGCGGGCCCGGGACTCGGGGTGTCCGGCCAGCGACTGCTCGGCACAGCGCGCGGCCTGCTCGGCCTGCCCGAGATCGCGGTGGCAGTGCGCCAACTCGTCGGCCAGGTAGGCCTCGTCGAAGTGCCGGATCCACACCGGGTCGTCCCCGGAGCCGGCGTCGCACCGCTCCATCGACGCGATGGCCCGCCCGGTGGCGGCGTCCGCGGCGCGCGCGTCACCGAGCAGGGCGTGCCCGCGGGCCTCGGCCGCGTGGAACATCGCCTCCACGCGCGGCGTCACCTGCCCGCGCGCCCCCTCCTGCGCGGCCCGCGCCAACTGGGCGATCTCCCGCGGGTTGCCGAGCTGCGCGGCGAGGTGGCTCATGGACGCGGCGAGCACGTAACCGCCGTACCCGCGGTCCCCGGCGGCCTGCGCGAGCCGCAGCGACTGGATGTAGTACCGCTGGGCCAGGCCGGGTTGACCGGTGTCCACGGCCATGTATCCGGCCAGCTCGGTCAACCGGGCGACGGCGGCGAAGAGTTCGCGTCCGGTCGACTCCCGGTAGGAGCCGGCGAGCAGTCCGGAGACCACGCTGTTGAGGTAGTGCACCAGGACCGGGCGCACATGTCCGCTGCCGAACTGGTGGTCCAGGTCGGTCAGCGCCTGTGTCATGGACCGCACGGCGGCCACGTCGGCCTGGCCCACGCGCGGGCCCGCCTGCCGGGCCACCTGGGCGTCCGGCGCGGAGATCAGCCAGTCGCGGCTGGGCTCGACCAACGCGGAGGCGGCGACGGAGGACCCGGAGAGGAAGTCCCGGCGTCCCACGTCGCTGCGCCACAGCTCGCAGACCTGCTCGATGGCGCCCAGCACCGTCGGCGAGAACTGGAGGCCGACCCCCGAGGCGAGGTTCTTGCCGTTGGCCATGCCGATCTCGTCGATCGTGACCGTGCGGCCGAGCTTGCGGCCGAGTGCCTCCGCGATGATCGCCGGGGCGCGGCCCCGGGGCTGCTGGCCGCGCAGCCAGCGGGCGACGGACGTCTTGTCGTAGCGCAGGTCGAGGCCGTGCTCGGCGCCGCACATGTTGACCCGCCGGGCCAGCCCGGCGTTGGAGCACCCCGCTTCCTGGATGAGTGCCTGCAACCGTTCGTTCGGCTGCCTCGCCACGAGAGGCCTTGCGGCCATGTGCTACCCCCTGCGAACCCCTGGAGCGTGACCATTTCGGAAAGATCACTGCCCAGCTGACATACCGTCAATGCGTGACATGTGCGGTTTGCCGGGTACCGGCTGATGCCAACCCCACCCCTGGCTACCCAACTCACGCCCTGCCCCCTACCACGCGCCCCCGCGGATGCACCCATGCGCCCGGCCGGGGAAGCGGTGCTCCTCCCCCGCCGGGGCAGGGGCCGTAACTCCAGGTGGACGCGGGAGTTGAGTGGAGCGTGGAAGAGACGATCGCGGCCGCCGAAGACAGTCAGATTGCCGGGCAGATTCCGCAGCAGCGCGGGGAATCACCGCAGGAAGCCGCCGTGCGGTACGCGGAGGAGCGGCACTGGGACGTGTTCCCGGGCACCTGGCTGGAGCCCGTCGCCGGCATGCCGCGGTGCTCGTGCGGCGACGCCTCCTGCCCTGCGCCGGGTGCGCACCCCGCGCGCCCCGACTGGGCGACCCAGGCGACCGGCAGCGCGACCGTCGTGCGCCGGCTGTGGCAGAAGCAGCCGACGGCCTCCGTGCTGCTGCCGACGGGCCGCACCTTCGACGCGCTGTCCGTGCCGGAGAGCGCGGGCTTCCTGGCGCTGGCCCGGATGGAGCGGATGGCGCTCACGCTGGGTCCGGTCGCCCTCTCCCCCGACCGGCGGATGCAGTTCTTCGTACTGCCGGGCGGCTCGCTGAAGGTGCCGGAACTGGTGCGCAAGCTGGGGTGGGCGCCGGCGTCGCTGGACCTGGTGACGCTGGGCGAGGGAGCGTACCTGGCCGCGCCGCCGACGCGGGTCGGGGCGCGAGGCGCGGTGCAGTGGGCGCGGCGGCCGACCCCGGCCAACCGGTGGCTGCCGGACGCGGAGGAGCTGATCTCGGCGCTGGCGTACGCCTGCGGCCGGGACCGCTGACCCACGGCCCGCACGCGTCTTCCACCGGGCCGCTCCCCCGGCCCGCGGGCGTGCCTAACCTTCAGGCATGACCAATGCGGCGGTTTGCATACGGGGGCTCTGGAAGCGGTTCGGGCAGCAGGTGGCTGTCGGGGGGATCGATCTGGAGCTGCCGGCGGGGAAGTTCATCGGGCTGGTCGGGCCGAACGGGGCCGGCAAGACCACGACGCTGTCCATGGTGACCGGGCTGCTGCGGCCCGACGAGGGCACCGTGGAGGTCGTCGGGCACGACGTGTGGCGCGACCCGGTGGCGGTGAAGGCGCGGATCGGGGTGCTGCCCGAGGGGCTGCGGCTGTTCGAGCGGCTGTCGGGGCGCGAACTGCTCGGCTACACCGGCAGGTTGCGCGGGCTCCCGGGCGCCGAGGTGGACAAGCGGGCCACCCAGCTGCTGGACGTGCTCGACCTGGCCGGCTCCCAGCACAAGCTGGTGGTCGACTACTCGACCGGCATGCGCAAGAAGATCGGCCTCGCGGCGGCCCTGCTGCACAATCCCGAAGTGCTGTTCCTGGACG
This Streptomyces misionensis DNA region includes the following protein-coding sequences:
- a CDS encoding SCO4402 family protein; the encoded protein is MTVQGSENSSRRGRRSSTMGGMPLNDMPWWRWRTHVRSALHMLSDPVFQRDVWLAGVDGYGDVTDAVYRLVEDTWLDNWSAEKYVGTIFRDSQEAALVDTAVLRVLRIMHQVGPDAPVAAYLDHQGWPEAVRAARDAHIRLAASDGEDPDAPPKSLEVLRIMTRSA
- a CDS encoding ABC transporter ATP-binding protein, which produces MTNAAVCIRGLWKRFGQQVAVGGIDLELPAGKFIGLVGPNGAGKTTTLSMVTGLLRPDEGTVEVVGHDVWRDPVAVKARIGVLPEGLRLFERLSGRELLGYTGRLRGLPGAEVDKRATQLLDVLDLAGSQHKLVVDYSTGMRKKIGLAAALLHNPEVLFLDEPFEGVDPVSAQTIRGVLERYTASGATVVFSSHVMELVESLCDWVAVMAAGRIRATGPLAEVRGAHPRLQDAFLELVGANGRDAGSELDWLGGGAGR
- the purU gene encoding formyltetrahydrofolate deformylase, which produces MNEQPAPVAPADQYVLTLSCPDKQGIVHAVSSYLFMTGCNIEDSQQFGDHDTGLFFMRVHFTAEAPVTVDKLRASFAAVGDSFHMDWQIHRADAKMRVLLMVSKFGHCLNDLLFRARSGALPVEIVGVVSNHTEFEELVGSYNIPFHHIPVTKDTKAEGETKLLDIVRDERVELVVLARYMQVLSDDLCKRLSGRIINIHHSFLPSFKGAKPYHQAHARGVKLIGATAHYVTADLDEGPIIEQEVERVRHDVTPDQLVAIGRDVECQALARAVKWHAERRILLNGRRTVVFA
- a CDS encoding bifunctional DNA primase/polymerase encodes the protein MEETIAAAEDSQIAGQIPQQRGESPQEAAVRYAEERHWDVFPGTWLEPVAGMPRCSCGDASCPAPGAHPARPDWATQATGSATVVRRLWQKQPTASVLLPTGRTFDALSVPESAGFLALARMERMALTLGPVALSPDRRMQFFVLPGGSLKVPELVRKLGWAPASLDLVTLGEGAYLAAPPTRVGARGAVQWARRPTPANRWLPDAEELISALAYACGRDR
- a CDS encoding ABC transporter substrate-binding protein: MTGRPRTTSTSPSPTTPSSRPGRAAALSLGAMALCASLTAGCGVLPSVTGDAGDTVKVMTWAPQDTGATNKPGMPAMALAYARWINSHGGLNGRKLEVLTCNDHNDSVAAAKCARRAAAENVVAVVGSYSQFGDSFLAPLESAGIPYIGGYGVTDDEFTGPMSYPVNGGQPALLAGLGRALGTSCGRVALVRPDSIAGDQLPAMLDSGLKAAGHPEAGDQLVAEDLTGYDDQSGRALRFASGDTPRKGCVVPALGDRTDTFMDSFRRVREDFPAVRLGTVLGSVDQTMINSTGGASGPYEGAYVTGWYPPASDPRWKPMKRVISEEAFDDNRIDPGDAGVQTTWIAYTVFKAVLDKIGGGEVSADSVRKTLDGGLRVSTGGLTPTLNWPYEGKLASVGFPRMVNADVTLQVVRGGELVAAGKSVGGIDGTTDMTGTLENADVR
- a CDS encoding transcriptional regulator, which translates into the protein MAARPLVARQPNERLQALIQEAGCSNAGLARRVNMCGAEHGLDLRYDKTSVARWLRGQQPRGRAPAIIAEALGRKLGRTVTIDEIGMANGKNLASGVGLQFSPTVLGAIEQVCELWRSDVGRRDFLSGSSVAASALVEPSRDWLISAPDAQVARQAGPRVGQADVAAVRSMTQALTDLDHQFGSGHVRPVLVHYLNSVVSGLLAGSYRESTGRELFAAVARLTELAGYMAVDTGQPGLAQRYYIQSLRLAQAAGDRGYGGYVLAASMSHLAAQLGNPREIAQLARAAQEGARGQVTPRVEAMFHAAEARGHALLGDARAADAATGRAIASMERCDAGSGDDPVWIRHFDEAYLADELAHCHRDLGQAEQAARCAEQSLAGHPESRARRRAIGYVLLATAQVQQREVEQACATGMKAVELLETLRSNRGAEYLDDLQQRLEPFRDEAVVREFGARLELQQAA